One Pseudomonas sp. MH9.2 DNA segment encodes these proteins:
- the ssuE gene encoding NADPH-dependent FMN reductase, with translation MLVVSLSGSPALKSRSGVVLEHARHWLQAHDVNVQALKIRDFAAEDLLYAHFDSPQVIDFIEAVKQADGLLIGTPVYKASFSGALKTLLDLLPERSLHGKVVLPLATGGSIAHMLAVDYALKPVLSALKCQEVLHGIFAIDTQISYSNNEQGGELDDILTERLHEGLEHFHHGLLRRVQARHSLAGGHLKLAL, from the coding sequence ATGTTGGTAGTTTCTCTCTCAGGCAGCCCTGCCCTGAAATCCCGCTCCGGCGTGGTCTTGGAACACGCGCGTCATTGGCTGCAAGCCCACGATGTGAACGTCCAGGCCCTGAAAATTCGAGACTTTGCGGCGGAAGACCTGCTCTACGCGCACTTCGACAGCCCGCAGGTCATCGACTTTATCGAAGCGGTCAAACAGGCCGATGGCCTGTTAATCGGTACACCTGTGTACAAGGCGTCATTTTCCGGCGCACTGAAAACCCTGCTCGATCTGCTGCCCGAGCGTTCGTTGCACGGCAAGGTTGTTCTGCCTCTGGCCACCGGTGGCAGCATCGCGCACATGCTAGCGGTGGACTACGCCCTGAAACCGGTGCTCTCGGCGCTCAAGTGCCAGGAAGTACTACACGGCATCTTCGCCATCGATACCCAGATCAGCTACAGCAACAACGAACAGGGTGGCGAACTCGACGATATCCTCACCGAGCGTCTGCATGAAGGATTGGAACATTTCCATCATGGATTACTGCGAAGGGTCCAGGCCCGGCACTCGCTGGCCGGCGGCCATTTGAAGCTGGCGCTGTGA
- a CDS encoding CoA transferase subunit B, translated as MALSREQMAQRVARELKDGFYVNLGIGIPTLVANYVPTDIDVMLQSENGLLGMGEFPTEETIDADMINAGKQTVTARKGASIFSSAESFAMIRGGHVDLTVLGAFEVDVEGNIASWMIPGKLVKGMGGAMDLVAGADNIIVTMTHASKDGESKLLARCSLPLTGAGCIRKVLTDLAYLEIADGAFILRERAPGVSIEEIIAKTAGKLIVPDDVVEMSF; from the coding sequence ATGGCACTTTCCCGCGAACAAATGGCACAGCGCGTCGCACGCGAACTGAAAGATGGTTTTTACGTCAATCTCGGCATTGGCATTCCGACCCTGGTCGCCAACTACGTGCCCACCGATATCGACGTGATGCTGCAGTCGGAAAACGGCCTGCTCGGCATGGGTGAGTTTCCGACCGAAGAAACCATCGATGCCGACATGATCAACGCAGGCAAACAAACAGTGACCGCCCGCAAAGGCGCATCGATTTTCTCCTCGGCTGAATCCTTCGCCATGATCCGTGGCGGTCATGTGGACCTCACCGTGCTGGGTGCTTTCGAAGTTGACGTCGAGGGCAACATTGCCTCCTGGATGATCCCCGGCAAGCTGGTCAAAGGCATGGGTGGCGCGATGGACCTGGTGGCCGGTGCCGACAACATCATCGTCACCATGACCCACGCCTCCAAAGACGGTGAATCCAAACTGCTGGCGCGTTGCAGCCTGCCGCTGACCGGCGCCGGTTGCATCCGCAAAGTGCTGACCGACCTCGCTTACCTGGAAATCGCCGACGGCGCATTCATCCTGCGCGAACGCGCGCCGGGGGTCAGCATCGAAGAAATCATCGCCAAGACCGCTGGCAAACTGATCGTGCCGGACGATGTCGTGGAAATGAGTTTCTGA
- a CDS encoding LysR family transcriptional regulator, which produces MDIDLARTFVEIARYGSLVAAAERLHVTQTAITARVQKLESHLNCTLFIRNRAGAKLTADGEAFVAYANQLVQTWEAARRDLPLPEGYRNVLHIGGEVSLCNPLMLSWVQQLREKIPTHALRAEIGDGKQLLQQLELGVLDAALVYQPTYWPGLQVEQLLEEKLIQVRLTSNPEPYVYVDWGDDFRKQHDAALPDQAKAAIGFNLGPLALHYILENGGAGYFRTRVVQSYLDSGVFERVPKAPEFTYPTYLVYSRDRDSAVLQSAFELLRNIVKADSDWSQRWDPII; this is translated from the coding sequence ATGGACATCGACCTGGCTCGAACCTTTGTAGAGATCGCGCGGTATGGCAGCCTTGTCGCTGCCGCCGAACGACTTCATGTTACGCAGACGGCCATTACGGCCCGCGTGCAGAAACTTGAGAGTCATCTCAACTGCACGCTGTTCATCCGCAACCGGGCCGGCGCTAAATTGACGGCTGATGGCGAAGCGTTCGTCGCGTATGCCAATCAACTGGTGCAGACCTGGGAAGCGGCGCGTCGGGACCTTCCTCTGCCTGAAGGCTACCGCAATGTGCTGCACATCGGGGGTGAAGTCAGTTTGTGCAACCCGCTGATGCTGAGCTGGGTGCAACAGCTACGTGAAAAAATCCCGACCCACGCCTTGCGCGCAGAGATAGGGGACGGCAAGCAACTGTTGCAACAACTTGAACTGGGTGTACTGGATGCCGCGCTGGTCTATCAGCCAACCTACTGGCCGGGCCTGCAAGTCGAGCAACTGCTGGAAGAGAAACTGATTCAGGTGCGCCTGACATCCAACCCGGAGCCCTACGTGTATGTCGACTGGGGCGATGACTTCCGCAAGCAACACGATGCGGCGCTTCCAGACCAGGCCAAAGCGGCGATCGGCTTCAACCTGGGGCCATTGGCGCTGCACTACATTCTTGAAAATGGCGGTGCCGGTTACTTCCGTACCCGGGTGGTCCAGAGTTATCTGGACAGCGGCGTATTCGAGCGCGTGCCAAAGGCGCCAGAGTTCACCTACCCCACCTATCTGGTCTATTCGCGTGATCGTGACTCGGCGGTATTGCAGTCGGCTTTCGAGCTGTTACGAAACATCGTCAAAGCAGACAGTGATTGGTCGCAACGCTGGGACCCAATCATCTAG
- a CDS encoding short-chain fatty acid transporter yields the protein MAAHIEDSRYARFALRCANWAERWFPDSWVFAVLAVVIVAVATMAMGAKPTEAATAFGDGFWSLIPFTMQMAFVVIGGYVVASSPPAVRLIDRLARIPKNGRSAVAWVALISMVASLLNWGLSLVFGGLLVRALARRTDLRMDYRAAGAAAYLGLGAVWALGLSSSAAQLQANPASLPPSILAITGMIPFTQTIFLWQSGVMLAILIVVSLVIAYATAPGPSSAKDAAACGVDPSFSLPAMPKRSRPGEWLEYSPILIILLVLLAAGWLFHEFSTKPAITAISGLNTYNFLFIMTGALLHWRPRSFLDAVSRAVPTTTGVLIQFPLYGSIAALMTTVKGSDAQTLAHHISTFFTQIASHDTYALLMGVYSAVLGFFIPSGGGKWIIEAPYVMQVANDLKYHLGWAVQIYNAAEALPNLINPFYMLPLLGVLGLKARDLIGFSFVQLLVHAPLVLFMLWALGTTLTYLPPVMP from the coding sequence ATGGCCGCCCATATCGAAGACAGCCGCTATGCCCGCTTTGCCCTGCGTTGCGCCAATTGGGCCGAACGCTGGTTCCCTGACTCCTGGGTATTTGCCGTGTTGGCTGTGGTTATCGTGGCCGTTGCGACCATGGCCATGGGCGCCAAACCGACTGAGGCCGCCACCGCGTTTGGAGACGGTTTCTGGAGTCTGATTCCATTCACCATGCAGATGGCTTTCGTGGTGATCGGTGGTTACGTGGTCGCCAGCTCACCACCTGCGGTACGCTTGATCGACCGCTTGGCGCGTATCCCGAAGAACGGGCGCTCGGCGGTGGCCTGGGTAGCGTTGATCTCCATGGTCGCCTCTTTGCTTAACTGGGGCTTGTCGCTGGTATTTGGCGGTCTGCTGGTTCGCGCGCTGGCGCGGCGCACCGATTTGCGCATGGACTACCGTGCCGCCGGCGCGGCTGCTTACCTGGGCCTGGGTGCGGTGTGGGCGTTAGGCCTTTCGTCTTCGGCCGCGCAACTGCAAGCCAACCCGGCCAGCCTGCCACCGTCGATTCTGGCGATTACCGGCATGATCCCCTTCACCCAAACCATCTTCCTTTGGCAGTCAGGCGTGATGTTGGCGATCCTGATCGTGGTCTCTCTGGTCATCGCCTACGCCACCGCGCCCGGCCCTTCCAGCGCCAAGGATGCAGCGGCCTGCGGTGTCGACCCGAGTTTCAGCCTGCCGGCAATGCCCAAGCGCTCACGTCCTGGCGAGTGGCTTGAGTACAGCCCGATACTGATCATCCTGTTAGTGCTGCTGGCTGCTGGCTGGTTGTTCCATGAGTTTTCGACCAAACCGGCGATCACCGCCATCTCCGGGCTGAACACTTATAACTTCCTGTTCATCATGACCGGTGCCCTACTGCACTGGCGCCCGCGCAGCTTCCTGGATGCGGTGTCTCGCGCGGTGCCAACCACCACCGGCGTATTGATCCAGTTCCCGCTCTACGGTTCGATTGCGGCACTGATGACCACGGTTAAAGGCAGCGATGCGCAGACCCTGGCCCATCACATTTCGACCTTCTTCACCCAGATCGCCTCGCACGATACTTACGCGTTGCTGATGGGTGTGTACTCGGCGGTGCTGGGCTTCTTTATTCCGTCAGGTGGTGGTAAGTGGATCATCGAAGCGCCTTACGTGATGCAAGTTGCCAATGACCTGAAATATCACCTGGGCTGGGCGGTGCAGATCTACAACGCAGCCGAAGCCCTGCCGAACCTGATCAACCCGTTCTACATGCTGCCGCTGCTGGGCGTTCTGGGCCTGAAGGCGCGTGACCTGATTGGCTTCTCATTTGTACAGTTGCTGGTCCATGCGCCTCTGGTGCTGTTCATGCTGTGGGCGTTGGGCACCACGCTGACGTATCTACCGCCGGTCATGCCATAA
- a CDS encoding CoA transferase subunit A, with protein MAGLDKRVATYEEALDGLTDNMTVLSGGFGLCGIPENLIAEIKRRGVKGLTVVSNNCGVDGFGLGVLLEDHQIRKMVASYVGENALFERQLLSGELEVELTPQGTLAEKLRAGGAGIPAFYTATGYGTPVAEGKETREFNGRHVILEEAITGDFAIVKGWKADHFGNVVYRNTAQNFNPVVATAGRVTVVEVEEIVEPGELLPSEIHTPGIYVDRVILGTFEKRIEQRTVKKA; from the coding sequence ATGGCTGGGCTCGACAAACGAGTGGCAACGTACGAAGAAGCGCTGGATGGGCTAACCGATAACATGACGGTCTTGTCCGGTGGTTTCGGTCTGTGTGGCATCCCTGAAAACCTGATCGCGGAAATAAAGCGCCGTGGCGTCAAAGGCCTTACGGTTGTTTCCAACAATTGCGGCGTCGACGGCTTTGGTCTCGGTGTGCTGCTCGAAGACCACCAGATCCGCAAAATGGTAGCGTCTTATGTTGGCGAGAACGCGCTGTTCGAACGCCAGCTGCTCAGCGGCGAGCTGGAAGTCGAACTGACCCCGCAAGGCACTCTGGCCGAAAAACTTCGCGCAGGCGGCGCCGGCATCCCCGCGTTTTACACCGCCACCGGCTACGGGACTCCCGTCGCTGAAGGCAAGGAAACCCGCGAGTTCAATGGACGTCACGTGATCCTTGAAGAAGCGATCACCGGCGATTTTGCTATCGTCAAAGGCTGGAAAGCCGACCATTTCGGCAACGTGGTGTACCGCAACACGGCGCAGAACTTTAACCCGGTCGTCGCCACCGCTGGCAGAGTCACCGTGGTCGAAGTCGAAGAAATCGTCGAGCCAGGCGAACTGCTGCCCAGCGAGATTCACACCCCGGGTATCTATGTTGATCGCGTGATCCTGGGCACCTTCGAGAAACGCATCGAACAGCGCACCGTCAAGAAGGCCTGA
- a CDS encoding LysR family transcriptional regulator, producing MNVKQLRAFLAVSQCLSFAQAGERLHLSQPALSLTIKSLEEDLGGPLFSRTTRSVSLTPEGETLLPLARQLLADWDNTEELLRQRFTLQLGKVSIAAMPSFAGNWLPSALKVFRDRYPRVNVAVHDVINEQVLEMVRHRRVELGIGFEPESSNSLLFTPFYMDRFVAVVPMDSPLAEREEVTWSELLQEDFIALQRPSAVRLLLEQALQAPHGKLSVAFESHQLATIGRMVANGLGVSAVPSLCVQQMRELGAHCIALIEPRIERRIGLMMLADHTLSTAAQALREVLIGCAQEQVSGMPRLH from the coding sequence ATGAACGTCAAACAGCTCAGGGCTTTTCTCGCCGTGTCGCAATGCCTGAGCTTCGCCCAGGCGGGGGAGCGCCTGCATCTTTCCCAGCCAGCGTTGAGCCTGACCATCAAAAGTCTGGAAGAGGACCTTGGCGGGCCGCTGTTCAGTCGCACGACGCGCAGCGTCAGCCTCACACCGGAGGGCGAAACCCTGTTACCGCTGGCGCGTCAGTTGTTGGCGGATTGGGACAACACCGAAGAGTTGCTGCGCCAGCGCTTCACCTTGCAGTTGGGCAAAGTATCGATCGCGGCGATGCCGTCATTCGCCGGTAACTGGCTGCCGAGCGCACTCAAGGTGTTTCGTGATCGCTACCCACGGGTCAACGTCGCGGTGCATGACGTGATCAATGAGCAAGTGCTTGAGATGGTTCGTCATCGTCGGGTGGAGTTGGGTATCGGTTTTGAGCCGGAATCGAGCAATTCGCTGCTGTTTACCCCGTTTTATATGGACCGTTTCGTGGCCGTGGTGCCTATGGATTCGCCGTTGGCCGAACGCGAGGAAGTGACCTGGAGTGAGCTGTTGCAGGAAGACTTCATCGCACTGCAGCGGCCATCCGCCGTGCGTTTGTTGCTGGAGCAAGCCCTGCAGGCGCCGCATGGCAAGCTGTCGGTCGCGTTTGAAAGTCATCAGTTGGCGACTATTGGCCGTATGGTCGCTAATGGGCTCGGGGTCAGCGCGGTACCGTCGTTGTGCGTGCAGCAAATGCGCGAGCTGGGCGCGCATTGCATCGCGCTGATCGAGCCGCGTATTGAACGGCGCATCGGCTTGATGATGCTGGCTGATCACACATTGTCGACGGCGGCCCAGGCCTTGCGAGAGGTGTTGATTGGGTGTGCGCAGGAGCAAGTCTCGGGAATGCCCCGACTTCACTAG